The sequence AGTTCCTGACCGCGGCTCGCAATCGCCAACGGCTCGTGGCAAGTCTCCTGCACCAAGCAAGAAACCTAAGCCTGAGAGTATGCGAGCCAAGAAGCCACCACGAAAGCATCTCGATGGCAACAAATGGTTTATCGAACATTACGACAGCCCTGAGGGTGTCATAGAGATTTCTGCTCAACTGACTCAATCCATTCTTATCTCTCGTTGCAACAAGACTGTCATCAAAGTCAGCAACAAGGCCAACGCGATCTCGATCGATAACTGCAACGGGGTTTCCATCATTGTCGACTCTCTTGTGAGCAGCTTGGATGTTATCAAGTCCCCGAAGTTTGCCCTCCAGATTGATGGAGTTGCACCCACCGTAATGCTGGATCAGGTAGATGGTGGAACTATCTACCTTAGTCAATCTAGCTTAGGGACGGAAATATTAACCAGCAAATGCACGAGCGTTAATATTGTCCTACCACCTAAGGAGGGTATTGAAGATGCAGATGCTAAGGAATGTCCGGTTCCAGAGCAAATCCGAAGCTATGTCAAGGATGGTGTATTGGTCAATGAAATTGTTGAACATGCGGGATAATGGGTTTCAGTCGACGGCCTATCATTCGGCAGGATGCATGCCCATTCCCCCCCACTCCCTCGGGGGACGGGACGGGCGAAAGTCTCTTATACACAACTGGACAATTTTGGTATGGTTCCTGGTGAAAATGGCTAGGTTTGGCCTGTACTTCCATCTCATGCACATTTTCTGCTGGTTTACATTGGTGTATAGAACAAGAAGGGTGCGAACAGCAAAAAATCTTAGACAGGATTACATCTTGTTTCTAGTGTTAACTACTACCGAAACCTATGGGTGACTACCACAAGTATTATGGCTACCAAGCTAGTTTAGAATGAGTCCTAGGTCAGCTATCACCCACTCCCCAGTGACTGTAATTCATATACGATACTTTTCCAAACAACCAGGACTAAAAGGGACTATCATTGTCCATTAGTGGGTATAGAGCAGAGTAAAATCCAACAAGTATTCACAGAATCCTGACACCGTAGAACACCAAAAGACCAATATTCAAAGCATGTATCCCAGAGCCGCGAGTAGAGTTATCGATTCTCAGATGAGCTATTGTGACGAATAAATATCATAAGACGGGGTAACTAAGGGGCGTAAAGTATAGGTTGTCGTAAGCTGGTCAATTATATTTCTGGATCTGGAAGTTCCTGCTTCGTTTCATTAAAATTGCGCAGTTTTTGCGCCAACAGGCTCTCAACACCGTTGTGCGCGTAGCCTAGCGGTCGGGTCTGTTTGACGTAGCCAGCGTCACTTTCTCGCAGACTACACGTCTCCTCCTGCGTGTCTGACCTGGACATATATGCTCGTATCTGCGGGGGGGATGGCTCGAAGCGTGGGAATGATACGCCCGCCAGAGATTGTGATGGGGAAGATCCAAGGACATATCTGCCTTCTGGTATATAATCGGGGTCAATCGCCATTATCATTTCACGTGGTGCAATAGGATTTGTTCCGTTAGGGAACATCGATGGAGCTGACGGTTGAGGGGTAGGTAGAGGAGCGCCGAATTGTGTTGTTTTGGAGGGGAGGCGTTCTCCTGCGTCGACTGAGCCCTGCAGTCTAAATCCAGGACCATCACTTTTCCTCCTCAATGGGGGTTCCATCTTCATGCTAGCACTAGTGTCCTTCACCAGTTTATAGGGGCTATACCGAGGCTCAGGATAATGCACTTCGTTGCGCAGCTTCTCTTTACCATCTGGAACTCGATTTGCAAAGACAACACGAATCCCAGAGTAAAGATAGAAGCGGCCCTTTGATGGGCAACAGATGTTGACGTGAATGAGGTACCTGAGGACTGGCTTATCGTCAGCGCTGCCGCCAGGGCCTTGTGAGCTTTCCGCTATGCTGCTATCGAGAACCGTCCCTGATGTCAAGGGCGAGTCCACGGCAGGGCCGATGGAGTAGCTTCTTTGTCGAACAAAGGTCTTCGTTCCAGGTTCCATCCCTTCAAGGTCGTATGGAACGAGAAACAGCTTCACGGCTGTCTTGTTGGGATTCTTTATTACAATCTGCAACTGACCTTGCTGTGGGATTCGGTAGCAGCCACCAGGCGGACACTTGGGAGACTGCGGTCGACGCGACTTCTTTTCCCGAACCCGTCGCTCTTGCGGCGATGATTGGGTCTTTTGGGGAATGCGCTCCTCGTTTGCGTGAGTTGGGAAAGGATTTCTAGGGGGTATCGTTGTCTGCCTGAAACTTTTCCTAGGCGGTCGAACTTCGCCGGGAAACGAGTTTTCGATATCGATGTACCCAACATACGGGCTTGGGCTATCGTCTGAGATAGTCCTTCCACCGCTCGATGTAGGATAGCTATAAAAAACGGCAGGAAACAACACTGTCACATGGGGTGGACATTTCAAATTAGCCTTGCATTGACCTCTTCCCAGCACTCCAACCTGGGCAGTGAAGTCAAGTGGCTTTGACGGAGACATAGACATTCTGCCTCGAAGAATAGATTCTTCAAAAGATCCAACCATAGATGCATGGTGTAATGGGGCTGCATCTGACGACTGAGAAGGACGTCTGATACGGGACAAGAAAGAATTCTGAGGAGACGACGCTGGCTGAAGTGTGAATCCAGAGGTTAGGGATCTCCGTGGCCGGTGTCCCTGATGTGAGAATACCCCTTCTCGGTGGTTGAAACCGGGCGATGTTCCATAGCCATGGCCCCAGCTGTGGATGTGCTGTGATGTTTGAAAAGCTTCGGGCGGCAGTGTCCGCCGGCGATTCGCTTTTTCCAAGCATGGAGACAAGTCAAGCGAATCAATGCTGTGGGGCATATCGAGGTCAGGATTGTTGGCTTGGTGTACAAGGGGGCTTGTGGGTGGCTTAAGCACATAGTTTGCAGAAAACGAGCTGACTGAGGGAGGCCTTAATCGACCAAGCGATGGGACAGGCCGTATGGCGGGCATTGGTGATGACTCCTCTTGAAATGATAAAGACTTTAGTCGTGACTCAGGCGAACCTAAATACCATGGGGCCGGTGGTGACGTCGATAGTACCTGATAACCGGACTGGCCATCAAGGTTGCCCTCTTGCAGCTTTTCTGGGGATTCTGGTGAATGCTCACGAAAATCACCAGAATGTAGTGCTGAGCGCGGACGTTCGATCTCTATAGGAGAATCCAGTAATGGGCCACATCGACTTTGACTTCGCGAGCACCGCTCTGGAGACTCCGATCCCTCCTCATTTGATGGTGAGAGAGACagtctctctcttttttgcAATTCTTCAAGTCTAGTCTGAGGATCATCTCCATGTATTGCGAAGTATTCCTCCAGCTTTTTCCAATCCAAAATGTTAGCACCATTCTGCCAGATGAACGTGGAGAGGTTCCTCAAAGCTCGTGTCCAATAAGCCGGTCAGACGGACAAGTAGAACACTTTTTCGCTTCCTCTCCTTCAATCCGGGAAGATGGACTGCTTTGCACACTTGAATAGACTCAAAAGGGCCACTGGGGACGTAAAAAGTGCATCAAAGCGCTGTATATGTGGTGTTACTTACTGAGCGACTGGGCACCCACGTAGGGCTCTCTCCTCGTTTAATACGCTGAATTAATTCTTCTCGACTACTCGTGCGAAGAGTTGGCCGATTTTCTGACTCCATCCTGGATTCTCGCGGCGTGATATCAGTCATAACTTTGTTGTGCCGGCCGTTAAGCTCTATATCAGCTGGACACTGTATATAACTGCGGTCATCAGGCCATGGCGGATCGGAGCAGTCTCTCTGGCGATCTGGATCCTGAAAAATGGGCATGTTGGCGGGATAAAATAGTCCATCCAAACACTGCAAAAGAAAAGTGAACCGTAAACGGGCGGGTAAAACGTGGCAGGCTCGTCAGTGCCGGAATGACGGAGTTATCCTCAGAGTGCCAGGGAGTGAAGTGGCACCGGTGGCGGGGATGCGGGTGGATCGAGGTAAGCGTATTGCGGTGAAGCCAGCGCCCGCCAGCAGCAATCTTGGACAGTGATTAGTTATTGCTTTTTTGCTTTCGGCTTGGGCGCCAGAGGACGGGCCAGTCTGTATTAACGTCACATTTTATTTCAGGGCCATCCGCGATTGCGTCCTGAATGCGACCAGGGCCGTGTCGAGTCAAATGTGTTTCGTGATCTTTTAGGAGCTCTACTCCGTAACTTGTTACCCACAAATGAACCAAATTCTTTTTTAGCCATCCGAAACACTTCCCTACCCTTCCTATCTAACAAATTAGCTCATTATCTGGGCTGCAGCCAAACGTTTTCCCTCTCGGCGCAAAGATCCCGTCTTTTTGACAGAATTTTACTCACGGAACCAGAACGAAATAGGAGATGCACATGGCGCCAAAGAGACCACGCGACAACGCTGATGACGTTGAAAATGGCCAGcacaaaaagagaaaaggtTTTTCCGTTGGGCCCGCGAATCTACCCGATGGCACTTATCGAAGAAAAGGTATGCCGAAATTGAAGCCCCAAGCCGGGGTAACACTTACTAACACTCACTCTTTACACCTGTAGTCCAAAAAATCAAATCAGACCTCATCTACAAGGCCAAAATCAAAAAGTCCTACGCAAAGATAAAAGCCCAGGAGCTCGTGGCTACGCAGTCGAAGTCAGTTTATGATAATGACGAATCTACCAATGCGAACAGAGATTTCGAAGAACCAAGCGAAAAGCCAGCACCGGCGTCCCTAGAGCTGCATCCCGACCGTCAGGCGAGGTTGGATGCCCCCGAGGAGGATCCTGACCACCTACCGGCCAAGAAAAGCATAAGAGAGACGCCACGGCGCAGAGAGCGGCGACCAAAACCTTCGCCGTTCACCAAAGAGATGCAGATTGcccagaaaagaaaggaagaaattGAGGCACGAAGGAAGCTAAAAGATGCAAAGGAGAGAGAACGACAAGCTATGATGAGAGCGAAGAGACCAGATCAATTTGGAAAACAGCGGCTCGGACGACAAAGCAAAGTCCTGTTGGAGAAGGTGAAGAGAATAGTCGCGGAGCCCTAGACGAGTATGGGGGCGGGTTACCATTTC is a genomic window of Coccidioides posadasii str. Silveira chromosome 3, complete sequence containing:
- a CDS encoding uncharacterized protein (EggNog:ENOG410PJWN~COG:S~BUSCO:2553at33183), whose amino-acid sequence is MPIFQDPDRQRDCSDPPWPDDRSYIQCPADIELNGRHNKVMTDITPRESRMESENRPTLRTSSREELIQRIKRGESPTWVPSRSLEEYFAIHGDDPQTRLEELQKRERLSLSPSNEEGSESPERCSRSQSRCGPLLDSPIEIERPRSALHSGDFREHSPESPEKLQEGNLDGQSGYQVLSTSPPAPWYLGSPESRLKSLSFQEESSPMPAIRPVPSLGRLRPPSVSSFSANYVLKPPTSPLVHQANNPDLDMPHSIDSLDLSPCLEKANRRRTLPPEAFQTSQHIHSWGHGYGTSPGFNHREGVFSHQGHRPRRSLTSGFTLQPASSPQNSFLSRIRRPSQSSDAAPLHHASMVGSFEESILRGRMSMSPSKPLDFTAQVGVLGRGQCKANLKCPPHVTVLFPAVFYSYPTSSGGRTISDDSPSPYVGYIDIENSFPGEVRPPRKSFRQTTIPPRNPFPTHANEERIPQKTQSSPQERRVREKKSRRPQSPKCPPGGCYRIPQQGQLQIVIKNPNKTAVKLFLVPYDLEGMEPGTKTFVRQRSYSIGPAVDSPLTSGTVLDSSIAESSQGPGGSADDKPVLRYLIHVNICCPSKGRFYLYSGIRVVFANRVPDGKEKLRNEVHYPEPRYSPYKLVKDTSASMKMEPPLRRKSDGPGFRLQGSVDAGERLPSKTTQFGAPLPTPQPSAPSMFPNGTNPIAPREMIMAIDPDYIPEGRYVLGSSPSQSLAGVSFPRFEPSPPQIRAYMSRSDTQEETCSLRESDAGYVKQTRPLGYAHNGVESLLAQKLRNFNETKQELPDPEI
- a CDS encoding uncharacterized protein (EggNog:ENOG410PSHM~COG:S~BUSCO:15856at33183); this translates as MHMAPKRPRDNADDVENGQHKKRKGFSVGPANLPDGTYRRKVQKIKSDLIYKAKIKKSYAKIKAQELVATQSKSVYDNDESTNANRDFEEPSEKPAPASLELHPDRQARLDAPEEDPDHLPAKKSIRETPRRRERRPKPSPFTKEMQIAQKRKEEIEARRKLKDAKERERQAMMRAKRPDQFGKQRLGRQSKVLLEKVKRIVAEP